In Pirellulales bacterium, the following proteins share a genomic window:
- the surE gene encoding 5'/3'-nucleotidase SurE translates to MQILLTNDDGIYAPGLAAMERALRKLGDVAVVAPATEQSGVGHSITFLTPLVVKEIFDGPRRRGWAVEGSPADSVKIGIFEYCPKRPDLIVSGINGGLNAGINVLYSGTVAAAIEGAFFRITSIAVSLEYDEQAQFDKAADIAIWAIEKILAHQGPQPQLYNLNIPTSALDGEVQLKIVPMGVQPYADKFEKRTDPRGRSYFWAAGEYPPLLDGETDLSALKKGFVTLTPLHYDMTKDAMLADMRNWDWGAHK, encoded by the coding sequence GTGCAAATCCTACTCACTAACGACGACGGCATCTATGCTCCCGGACTGGCGGCCATGGAACGGGCGCTTCGGAAACTTGGAGACGTGGCGGTCGTCGCACCGGCTACCGAGCAGAGCGGGGTCGGTCATTCAATCACGTTTCTCACGCCGCTCGTGGTGAAAGAGATCTTTGACGGCCCGCGCCGCCGCGGTTGGGCAGTCGAAGGAAGCCCTGCCGATTCGGTCAAAATCGGCATTTTTGAGTATTGTCCTAAACGCCCGGATCTCATCGTCAGCGGCATCAATGGCGGCTTGAACGCAGGGATCAACGTGCTTTATAGCGGCACGGTGGCGGCAGCGATCGAAGGAGCGTTTTTTAGGATTACGAGTATTGCTGTGTCGCTGGAATATGATGAACAAGCTCAGTTCGACAAAGCCGCCGATATTGCGATTTGGGCCATTGAGAAAATCCTGGCCCATCAGGGGCCGCAACCGCAATTATATAATCTGAATATTCCCACATCCGCATTGGACGGCGAAGTCCAACTGAAAATCGTTCCAATGGGCGTGCAGCCGTATGCCGACAAGTTCGAAAAGAGAACCGATCCGCGTGGCCGGAGCTATTTTTGGGCCGCCGGCGAATATCCGCCGCTATTAGACGGCGAAACCGACCTTTCAGCACTAAAAAAGGGATTCGTCACGCTCACGCCGCTGCATTATGATATGACCAAGGACGCGATGCTTGCCGACATGCGGAACTGGGACTGGGGAGCGCACAAGTGA
- a CDS encoding NTP transferase domain-containing protein, producing the protein MLPSVAIVMAAGKGTRMKSELPKVLVPLNGRPMVEFVLDAIRIAGIERVVVVVGYRADLVREALGQHRGIDFVEQSPQLGTGHAVMVCRDVLKDHKGPILVLTGDTPLVQPATLRKMLDEFARAQPACLLGTAEKANPTGLGRVVRDRAGNFSAIVEEKDATAEQKSIREVNMSYYLFDSRELWHALDRVRNDNAQGEYYLTDCPGILKQEDKDVRALCALVGCETLSINTPAELAEAERELTSQK; encoded by the coding sequence ATGCTTCCTTCTGTCGCCATTGTCATGGCCGCCGGCAAAGGCACGCGGATGAAATCCGAATTGCCGAAAGTGCTTGTACCGCTCAACGGGCGGCCGATGGTCGAGTTTGTGCTTGATGCAATCCGTATCGCAGGAATCGAGCGCGTGGTTGTCGTCGTTGGATATCGAGCCGACTTGGTGCGCGAGGCATTGGGGCAGCATCGCGGCATCGACTTTGTCGAGCAATCGCCGCAGCTTGGCACCGGTCATGCGGTGATGGTTTGCCGCGATGTTCTCAAGGACCACAAAGGACCGATTCTGGTGCTGACCGGAGATACGCCGCTGGTGCAACCGGCGACGCTGCGGAAAATGCTCGACGAATTCGCTCGTGCGCAGCCAGCTTGCCTGCTGGGAACGGCCGAGAAAGCCAACCCTACGGGGCTGGGGCGTGTCGTGCGCGATCGGGCTGGGAATTTTTCGGCGATCGTCGAAGAAAAAGATGCCACTGCGGAGCAAAAATCCATTCGCGAAGTGAATATGAGCTATTACTTGTTCGACAGTCGCGAATTGTGGCATGCGCTCGACCGAGTTCGCAACGACAATGCCCAGGGGGAGTATTATCTGACGGACTGCCCTGGTATCCTAAAGCAAGAAGACAAGGATGTGCGAGCGCTGTGCGCTCTGGTCGGCTGCGAGACACTGAGCATCAACACGCCTGCGGAGTTGGCGGAAGCGGAGCGAGAACTCACGTCGCAGAAATAG
- a CDS encoding ribose-phosphate pyrophosphokinase: MNDLKIFSGRANSELARKICEYLGLTLGKISIGNFPDGEISCKIDEDVRGRDVFIVQPTCPPVNENLMELLIMIDSFIRASAFRVTAVLPYFGYARQDRKDAGRVPITAKLVANMITRAGTDRVLAMDLHAAQLQGFFDVPVDHLYAAPVLNEHFNGQSFKKNELVVVSADEGGIKRAAGHGNRLGAPLAIIDKRRTSADTTKQENIIGASVEGKIVLMFDDMISTASSICGAAVVIKEHGAKQIHVAATHGVLCGPAIERLTKAPIDSIAITDTIPLRPEQMLPKIKVLSVASLLGQAIKRIHRNESVSMLFT; encoded by the coding sequence ATGAACGACCTGAAGATTTTCAGCGGCCGCGCAAATTCTGAATTGGCGCGCAAGATTTGCGAGTATCTCGGCTTGACGCTGGGGAAAATTTCGATTGGCAATTTTCCGGACGGCGAAATCTCTTGCAAAATCGATGAAGACGTTCGCGGCCGAGACGTGTTTATCGTGCAGCCGACTTGCCCACCCGTGAACGAAAACTTGATGGAACTGCTGATAATGATCGACAGTTTCATTCGGGCGAGCGCCTTTCGCGTCACCGCGGTGCTGCCCTACTTCGGCTATGCCCGGCAAGACCGTAAAGATGCCGGGCGCGTGCCGATTACGGCCAAGCTGGTGGCCAATATGATCACTCGCGCCGGCACCGACCGCGTGTTGGCGATGGACTTACACGCCGCCCAATTGCAAGGGTTTTTCGACGTGCCAGTCGATCACTTGTATGCTGCGCCGGTGTTGAACGAGCACTTCAACGGACAAAGCTTCAAGAAAAACGAACTCGTTGTGGTCAGCGCGGATGAGGGGGGTATCAAGCGGGCCGCCGGGCACGGCAACCGGCTCGGCGCGCCGCTAGCCATTATCGACAAGCGTCGCACCAGCGCCGACACGACCAAGCAAGAAAATATTATCGGCGCCTCGGTCGAAGGAAAAATCGTGCTAATGTTCGACGACATGATTAGCACCGCCAGTTCGATTTGTGGCGCGGCCGTCGTCATCAAAGAGCACGGTGCCAAGCAAATCCACGTTGCCGCCACGCACGGCGTCCTCTGCGGTCCCGCGATCGAACGGCTCACGAAGGCCCCGATCGATAGCATCGCCATTACCGACACGATTCCGCTTCGTCCCGAGCAAATGCTGCCGAAAATTAAGGTGCTTTCCGTCGCATCGCTGCTAGGACAGGCCATCAAACGAATTCACCGGAACGAATCGGTGAGCATGCTATTCACTTGA
- a CDS encoding TlpA family protein disulfide reductase, producing MSQAGCTQSITAETADAANRQQSDGTSQPTSAGSLDGEQLAQNAPGKAEESQDPPNKSDSPQTKGEQEKDAATSEFEQFINPLVKDLSAKIELADQGKAVDFSAPIKQLSDRLATKSSVGEVQPALSIAQMLEIFTAAENVRPIYDGIEKLADRIQPSDPQAAAQVRAAIKGPLARMKLIGTKPAIEGTTAAGEKFDWSKYKGKVVLLDFWATWCGPCLAELPNVKKAYEKYHGQGFDVVGISLDDDAKNLDAFQEKQKLPWVTLFPTGSERGFDGPLARQFLVDSIPATFLIDRDGKVASISARGSRLEAQLDQLLGAK from the coding sequence ATGTCCCAAGCAGGTTGCACTCAATCGATAACCGCCGAAACGGCAGACGCCGCGAATCGACAACAAAGCGACGGCACAAGCCAGCCGACGTCTGCGGGATCACTCGATGGCGAGCAATTGGCTCAAAACGCGCCCGGCAAAGCTGAGGAGTCGCAGGATCCCCCGAACAAGAGCGATTCTCCTCAAACGAAGGGTGAGCAAGAAAAGGATGCGGCAACCAGCGAGTTTGAACAGTTTATCAATCCACTGGTTAAAGATTTGAGTGCAAAGATCGAACTCGCAGATCAGGGCAAGGCGGTGGATTTCTCCGCTCCCATCAAGCAATTGAGCGATCGGCTGGCAACGAAATCGTCTGTGGGCGAAGTTCAACCTGCGTTGAGCATTGCCCAAATGCTGGAAATCTTCACCGCGGCGGAAAACGTGAGGCCGATCTATGACGGCATCGAAAAATTAGCGGATCGAATCCAACCCTCTGATCCACAAGCCGCTGCTCAAGTGCGCGCTGCGATCAAGGGTCCGCTGGCGCGAATGAAGTTGATCGGAACGAAGCCGGCGATCGAAGGCACGACCGCCGCCGGCGAAAAATTCGATTGGTCGAAGTATAAAGGTAAAGTGGTGTTGCTCGATTTTTGGGCCACCTGGTGCGGGCCCTGCCTAGCCGAATTGCCGAATGTCAAGAAAGCTTACGAAAAATATCACGGCCAGGGATTCGACGTCGTCGGCATCAGTCTGGACGACGATGCGAAGAATTTGGACGCATTTCAAGAGAAACAAAAGTTGCCGTGGGTGACGCTATTTCCCACAGGCTCCGAGCGCGGCTTTGATGGGCCGCTTGCGCGGCAATTCTTGGTCGATAGCATTCCTGCAACGTTTCTCATTGATCGCGATGGCAAAGTCGCTTCAATCTCTGCGCGTGGCTCGCGCCTGGAAGCTCAGTTAGATCAGTTGCTTGGAGCAAAATAA
- a CDS encoding DUF2029 domain-containing protein, producing the protein MYLNNLHQRQADRWIRFALWTWVAFSVALCAKVLVEGDRHSVYPAFAGAGRDWMAGEVMYDHQGYYYSPTFSVFFIPFSMLPNRLGQVLWGLLSVGLYLLSLRGFYRHALPRHWPRAMEAGFLLLALIGSLRSIWSLQSNTLLIACILFAASAIVRGRWWRAAWLLAAPIYIKVWPAIAGGLLSLHWPRKLIGRGIAVCAALACAPFFTKPSMVVIGYYRDWFQCLLAREVGPGRFTGYRDAWTIWEQFSSQVNPKAYFVLQAIGGLVTLAWCLSLRMNGREGRRTAPELVTLTLAAWSVWQLLLGPGTERLTYIVIAPFAAWAMIASYLEKRLFRLAIVAFVTTFILGAGGIERMLIQWMPAAVALQPTGVILFAVWLVCHAQRDHSWEGQTIVASPERRPMIEITTHVERAA; encoded by the coding sequence ATGTACCTCAACAATCTACATCAGCGGCAAGCCGATCGCTGGATTCGATTTGCACTCTGGACCTGGGTTGCATTTTCTGTCGCGCTGTGCGCGAAAGTGCTCGTCGAGGGAGACCGACATTCGGTCTACCCTGCGTTTGCCGGCGCGGGGCGCGATTGGATGGCGGGCGAAGTGATGTACGATCACCAAGGATATTATTACAGCCCAACATTCTCGGTATTCTTCATACCGTTTTCGATGTTGCCAAATCGCCTCGGGCAAGTGCTGTGGGGCCTGTTGAGCGTCGGCTTGTATTTATTGAGCCTGCGGGGGTTCTATCGCCACGCGCTGCCGCGACATTGGCCGCGAGCAATGGAAGCAGGGTTTTTGCTACTCGCTCTCATCGGATCGCTGCGCAGCATCTGGTCGTTGCAAAGCAACACGCTGCTGATAGCGTGCATATTGTTTGCGGCGTCGGCAATCGTCCGCGGCCGCTGGTGGCGGGCGGCCTGGTTGCTGGCAGCGCCGATTTACATCAAAGTCTGGCCAGCCATCGCGGGCGGCCTGCTGAGCTTGCACTGGCCAAGGAAGCTGATCGGTCGGGGAATCGCAGTGTGTGCGGCACTTGCCTGCGCGCCGTTCTTCACGAAGCCGTCGATGGTAGTGATTGGCTACTACCGCGACTGGTTTCAATGCCTGCTCGCGCGAGAAGTTGGCCCGGGGCGTTTCACTGGCTATCGCGATGCCTGGACAATCTGGGAGCAGTTTTCGTCGCAGGTGAATCCGAAAGCGTACTTCGTGCTGCAAGCAATCGGCGGCTTGGTGACACTGGCGTGGTGTTTGTCGCTCAGAATGAATGGCAGAGAGGGAAGGCGAACCGCGCCCGAGCTTGTCACTCTTACGCTGGCTGCTTGGAGCGTATGGCAACTATTGTTAGGCCCCGGCACCGAGCGGCTGACCTACATCGTCATCGCGCCATTTGCCGCTTGGGCAATGATCGCGTCCTATCTGGAAAAGCGACTTTTCCGACTGGCGATTGTGGCCTTCGTGACGACATTCATCCTGGGTGCCGGCGGCATCGAGCGAATGCTGATCCAATGGATGCCAGCCGCCGTCGCGTTGCAGCCAACGGGCGTAATATTATTTGCCGTCTGGTTGGTATGTCATGCACAGCGCGACCATTCATGGGAAGGCCAAACGATCGTTGCCTCGCCCGAACGGCGCCCAATGATCGAAATCACGACACATGTCGAACGGGCGGCGTAA
- a CDS encoding glycosyltransferase family 39 protein yields the protein MRPTDELARESAMLGLADGAAVPWWREWQFWALAAMTIAVYFSRMSDLPIRGEETRRAMVAREILESGDWIVARQQGVPFLSRPPAGSWPIAWLSAFTGELSLVEIRLPTLLSTLLTTLLIYVYSRRFLSEVGALSSGVAFATFVQVLQLGRLAETEAIFTFFLSAGLMLWHWGYVCRWPTAATWMIAYGMVAIATLTKSLQAPTYFCGTIVFYLLWNRDWRSLVSRNHLFGLLTFAAIFAAWQVPFYLALDWQSVRKVWASDVGLRLEQLSTGAVIGHLATYPLQVWACLLPWSLLLPAYAWPQFRRTLGGARPMVTFAVFCWLVALPTCWFVPNARPRYLMPLFPLAAPLVGLVVQRVHEADAPTIVRRGWNWFIGGSIAAILSAAAVVAAAGWLQVDPIDQIAQPAWFAAWYATSAIVAALLLLRSWNRWSGRAATICTLVIAAFLGLTVSGAAVNSLVALDPQAERQIAELRRRIPADEPLGSFGLVETLFSYHWRRPIDYVRRELPLTARQLPPRFQYFCYSGNKADRVELPFPWRVEGVINCDRTTESNEGKVVVVGRRLATVALLPKRQEERR from the coding sequence ATGCGCCCCACGGACGAGCTAGCACGAGAGTCGGCAATGTTGGGCCTTGCCGATGGCGCAGCCGTGCCTTGGTGGCGCGAGTGGCAGTTTTGGGCGCTGGCGGCAATGACGATTGCTGTTTATTTCTCACGGATGAGCGATCTGCCGATTCGCGGCGAAGAGACCCGACGCGCGATGGTAGCGCGCGAGATTCTGGAGAGTGGCGATTGGATCGTGGCGCGTCAACAGGGAGTGCCGTTCTTAAGCCGCCCGCCGGCCGGAAGTTGGCCGATTGCGTGGTTGAGTGCGTTCACGGGCGAATTGTCGCTTGTGGAAATTCGTCTGCCGACGCTGCTGTCAACCTTGTTGACGACGTTGCTTATCTATGTCTATTCGCGCCGGTTTCTCTCGGAGGTTGGAGCACTAAGTTCGGGTGTCGCATTTGCAACCTTTGTTCAAGTGCTGCAACTGGGGAGATTGGCCGAGACGGAAGCCATTTTTACGTTCTTCCTTAGCGCAGGATTGATGCTGTGGCATTGGGGCTATGTCTGTCGCTGGCCAACTGCGGCGACTTGGATGATTGCCTACGGGATGGTCGCAATTGCCACCTTAACGAAAAGCCTACAAGCGCCGACTTACTTTTGCGGAACGATCGTGTTCTATTTGCTGTGGAATCGCGATTGGCGGAGCTTGGTCAGCCGAAATCACTTGTTTGGATTGCTGACGTTTGCCGCGATCTTCGCCGCTTGGCAGGTTCCGTTTTATTTGGCGCTCGATTGGCAGAGCGTGCGGAAGGTTTGGGCCTCAGACGTTGGTTTGCGTTTGGAGCAGCTTTCAACTGGCGCTGTGATTGGGCATCTCGCCACGTATCCACTGCAAGTATGGGCTTGCCTGCTGCCGTGGTCGCTCTTGCTGCCGGCCTACGCTTGGCCGCAGTTTCGACGAACCCTGGGCGGGGCGAGGCCGATGGTGACATTCGCGGTCTTCTGCTGGCTGGTCGCGCTGCCGACTTGTTGGTTCGTTCCCAACGCCCGGCCGCGATATTTAATGCCGCTGTTTCCGCTTGCCGCGCCGCTAGTGGGCTTGGTTGTCCAACGAGTCCATGAAGCCGATGCGCCGACGATCGTCCGGCGCGGCTGGAATTGGTTCATCGGCGGCTCGATCGCGGCAATTTTAAGCGCAGCGGCGGTCGTAGCCGCGGCAGGCTGGCTTCAAGTCGATCCGATCGACCAAATCGCTCAGCCCGCATGGTTCGCGGCATGGTATGCGACTTCCGCAATCGTCGCAGCGCTACTGTTGCTGCGGTCGTGGAATCGATGGTCGGGCCGCGCGGCGACGATTTGCACATTGGTCATTGCCGCGTTTCTCGGCCTGACGGTTTCCGGCGCGGCGGTCAATTCACTGGTGGCTCTCGACCCACAAGCGGAGCGGCAAATTGCCGAATTACGACGCCGTATTCCGGCAGACGAGCCGCTGGGAAGTTTTGGGTTGGTCGAAACACTGTTCAGTTATCACTGGCGGCGGCCGATCGATTATGTCCGCAGAGAGCTGCCCTTGACGGCACGCCAATTGCCGCCGCGGTTTCAATACTTTTGCTATAGCGGAAATAAGGCCGATCGGGTGGAATTGCCATTCCCGTGGCGCGTCGAAGGCGTGATCAACTGCGACCGAACGACCGAATCGAACGAGGGGAAAGTGGTTGTCGTCGGCCGGCGATTGGCGACGGTGGCCTTGCTGCCCAAGCGTCAGGAAGAGCGTCGCTGA
- a CDS encoding helix-turn-helix transcriptional regulator, with the protein MSDSAFVTKNCGAYSSPFCGVGVEFFPLGVSFDLSGFVLHEVGYLARNNRWNFPNVLSPFWRLYYNFCPGHTIVFPHREVELRPEYLVLIPEHQLFHCRGTIAVPHLFLAFSVLRRLTPEQPLPILLRPLAIEQQLIESMPPQFEPVPQRERIFHMGLAILNLVLSRPEIVWQQRAPAAVQETIRFIAENYALRLTIPRLAQMADLSVEAFARSFKEYQGETIGQHILKVRVREAAHLLTHGDATIDAIAEQTGLSNRAYLSRVFKRITGDSPARFRRRHRVDVAN; encoded by the coding sequence ATGTCCGATTCGGCATTTGTGACAAAGAATTGCGGCGCGTATTCAAGCCCCTTTTGCGGTGTCGGCGTCGAGTTTTTTCCGCTGGGAGTATCGTTCGACCTCTCGGGTTTCGTACTCCACGAGGTGGGCTACTTGGCGCGCAACAACCGCTGGAATTTTCCGAACGTACTAAGCCCATTCTGGCGTCTCTACTACAACTTTTGTCCGGGTCACACGATCGTCTTTCCGCATCGCGAAGTTGAGCTGAGGCCCGAATACTTGGTGCTGATCCCGGAACATCAACTCTTTCACTGCCGCGGAACGATAGCAGTGCCGCACCTCTTCCTGGCGTTCAGTGTGCTGCGGCGGCTTACGCCAGAGCAACCACTACCGATCCTGCTGCGCCCGCTGGCGATCGAGCAGCAACTCATCGAGAGCATGCCGCCGCAGTTCGAGCCTGTGCCGCAGCGCGAGCGGATTTTTCATATGGGTTTGGCGATTTTGAATCTAGTGCTCAGTCGGCCTGAGATTGTCTGGCAGCAGCGCGCTCCGGCCGCAGTGCAAGAGACAATCCGATTCATCGCCGAGAATTATGCACTGCGCCTGACCATTCCGCGGCTGGCCCAAATGGCGGATCTTTCGGTCGAGGCGTTTGCCCGTTCGTTCAAAGAATACCAAGGCGAGACGATCGGGCAGCACATTCTCAAGGTCCGCGTTCGCGAGGCCGCCCATCTGTTGACGCACGGCGACGCGACAATCGATGCGATCGCCGAGCAAACTGGGTTGTCGAACCGCGCGTACCTCAGCCGCGTCTTCAAGCGGATCACCGGCGATTCTCCCGCCCGCTTCCGCCGCCGCCACCGCGTCGATGTGGCAAATTGA